ACCGGAACTTTTCTATTACACGTTGGTACTGCTTGAAGAAACCGGATATTTCAACGCATCACTGTATTCTCCGTACGCAATTGCTGGGATAGAAACTCTTGGATATGAAATTGCAGAGCAGATGAAAGCACTAACCGGAAGATTTCCGGATGCCGTTATCGTTACGCATGCAGGTGGTGGTTTACTTACAGGTACTGCACGTGGCTTGAAAAAAGCCGGCGCGACGGAAACTAAAATAATCGGTGCAAGCGTAGATTTGAGAGGGCTACATATGGCTAGTGATACGGACTTCAACAGGAAATACTTCACAACAGGTCACACAGGGTTTGGGATACCATTTGCCGTGTTTCCAGATAGATCAGATGTACCGAAAAACGCGGCAAGACCTTTGAGATACATGGATAGATATGTACTCGTAACGCAAGGAGAAGTTTTCTACGTTACTGAAATGCTTGCACAACTTGAAGGCTTGCAAAGGGGACCAGCTGGGAACACATCACTAACGGCGGCAATCGCACTTGCGCTTGAAATGGACGAAGACCAGACGATAGTGGTGAACGAAACAGAGTACACGGGTGCTGGGAAACTGCCCTCAGCTCAGCTCACATTTGCAAAGAAGATGGGCATGATTGTAAAACGGGGGGATCCGATAAAAGAGGACGTCCCCGGGAAAGTCATTGCAATCCCTGAACATCCTTCACAAATAGGAGTAATCGAATACCCAGTCGAAGAGATGAAAAAAAGTTACCTCAAAGAACTTATCAAACGCGAGGGCAGAAGTGAATTCACAGAGACTGAAATGAAATTCTTGGAAGAAGACCTGAGAGCAACAAGGAATGAAATAACACGCTGGATAGAAGAAGTTAAGAAAATCTTGTAGAG
The DNA window shown above is from Fervidobacterium changbaicum and carries:
- the ortB gene encoding 2-amino-4-oxopentanoate thiolase subunit OrtB translates to MSKDKSYTAVMARRAEIMRKAVGIDYEKFIIEGIAFDYEKMMKEVGYSLEEVRKIQAETCVGNTPLVELKNINKLIKKLAPKGKGAWIFLKDEATNPSGSFKDRRAAISVYHAQKLGYKGVIAATSGNYGAAVASQAAKRGLKCIIVQECYDSQWRGQPEILEKGRSCEAYGAEVVQLTVGPELFYYTLVLLEETGYFNASLYSPYAIAGIETLGYEIAEQMKALTGRFPDAVIVTHAGGGLLTGTARGLKKAGATETKIIGASVDLRGLHMASDTDFNRKYFTTGHTGFGIPFAVFPDRSDVPKNAARPLRYMDRYVLVTQGEVFYVTEMLAQLEGLQRGPAGNTSLTAAIALALEMDEDQTIVVNETEYTGAGKLPSAQLTFAKKMGMIVKRGDPIKEDVPGKVIAIPEHPSQIGVIEYPVEEMKKSYLKELIKREGRSEFTETEMKFLEEDLRATRNEITRWIEEVKKIL